The Leuconostoc lactis genome includes a window with the following:
- a CDS encoding IS3 family transposase, with protein sequence MGHRITSVLSALNIARSTYYQWKNWHPSQQETRRNALKMAIKAVYNTNRGIYGYRRIAAFLRFILNTEVGDRLVWEQLC encoded by the coding sequence ATGGGACACCGCATAACAAGCGTTTTATCAGCTTTGAATATAGCTCGAAGCACTTATTATCAATGGAAAAATTGGCATCCCAGCCAACAAGAGACGCGTCGCAACGCTCTAAAAATGGCAATCAAAGCCGTCTACAACACCAATCGTGGGATCTATGGCTACCGACGCATCGCCGCATTTTTACGGTTCATTTTGAACACTGAAGTTGGTGATCGTTTGGTTTGGGAGCAATTATGTTAG
- a CDS encoding site-specific DNA-methyltransferase, whose amino-acid sequence MFTYKEYWQDSYTKFENKMALLLAVSLLMRLLMLC is encoded by the coding sequence ATGTTTACGTATAAAGAATACTGGCAAGATAGCTATACAAAATTTGAGAATAAAATGGCCTTACTGCTGGCGGTAAGTTTATTGATGAGACTGCTGATGTTGTGCTAG
- a CDS encoding transposase, giving the protein MIRYKKEFNQSLVEMHNQGRSYADLSAEYGPSVDSIRNWVKLYAFHEVDGEKWTQADVNALQKENDKLREELEILKRAAVLLSKYN; this is encoded by the coding sequence ATGATTCGATACAAAAAAGAATTTAACCAGTCTCTTGTTGAGATGCACAATCAAGGCCGTTCATATGCTGATCTATCCGCTGAATATGGACCTTCGGTCGACTCAATCCGTAACTGGGTCAAGTTGTACGCGTTCCACGAAGTGGACGGCGAAAAATGGACGCAAGCTGATGTAAACGCATTACAAAAGGAAAACGACAAACTTCGCGAAGAACTTGAGATTTTAAAACGAGCCGCGGTGTTACTTTCGAAGTACAACTAA
- a CDS encoding replication initiation protein translates to MSIIPESKTRQVHTLNELSKRKVVEHNSLITSIAKMDKTPLKMFELAVSLIDTDNPPQDQTVYLSKQEMFAFFKVNDNDKNSRFKQAIEKMQKQAFFQIKKEQDKGFKFVSIVPIPYVEWTDYSDEVKIEFHREIMPYLIKLKTNFTQHALSDIAELNSKYAIILYRWLSMNYNQYDHYSVKGGRRKEQVESYRNPKIGIRELREMTDTVNEYQRFDRFESYILKTL, encoded by the coding sequence ATGTCAATTATACCAGAATCAAAGACAAGGCAGGTACACACCTTGAATGAGTTATCAAAACGAAAAGTCGTCGAACATAATAGTTTAATCACATCCATTGCCAAGATGGATAAAACACCCCTCAAAATGTTTGAACTAGCGGTGTCTTTAATTGATACCGACAATCCACCTCAAGATCAAACAGTGTATTTATCAAAGCAAGAAATGTTTGCTTTTTTTAAAGTCAATGATAATGATAAGAACAGTCGCTTTAAACAAGCGATTGAAAAAATGCAGAAACAAGCTTTTTTTCAGATTAAAAAAGAACAAGATAAAGGGTTTAAGTTTGTTAGTATTGTGCCAATCCCTTATGTGGAATGGACGGATTATAGTGACGAAGTAAAAATTGAATTTCATCGTGAAATCATGCCTTACTTAATCAAGCTCAAAACCAATTTCACCCAACATGCCTTGTCAGATATTGCAGAATTGAATAGTAAGTATGCAATTATTTTGTATCGCTGGTTATCAATGAATTACAACCAATATGATCACTACAGCGTTAAAGGTGGACGACGAAAAGAACAAGTAGAAAGCTATCGTAATCCCAAAATCGGCATTCGAGAGTTGCGAGAAATGACTGATACTGTTAATGAGTACCAGAGGTTTGATAGGTTTGAGAGCTATATCTTGAAAACTCTTTAA
- a CDS encoding site-specific DNA-methyltransferase → MIVKGNNLIALHSIKDVYAGRVKLIYLDPPYNTGSDSFRNNDQFNHSTWLTFIKSRLEIARELLTDEGVIAVHIDDSEGPYLKVLMDSIFGRNF, encoded by the coding sequence TTGATTGTCAAAGGAAATAACTTGATTGCTTTGCATAGTATAAAAGACGTTTATGCTGGCAGGGTTAAACTAATTTATTTAGATCCGCCATATAATACTGGATCAGACTCTTTTCGTAATAATGATCAATTTAATCATTCGACCTGGTTGACATTTATTAAAAGCAGGCTAGAAATAGCTAGAGAATTACTAACTGATGAGGGCGTCATAGCAGTTCATATCGATGATTCAGAAGGTCCTTATCTTAAAGTATTAATGGATTCAATTTTTGGTAGAAATTTCTGA
- a CDS encoding AAA family ATPase, whose protein sequence is MVRLNGLPIKKHCPQIGTVLNNNDIKFNNNHDNIDLVKVIMKKLTHFTFDLLLGNDSLQEMSPGMKGVVLLQVLLMASNNQSTIILDQPEDDLDNNTIVKMLVPLLKEISNTRQVILVTHNANLVVLTDAEE, encoded by the coding sequence ATGGTTCGTTTAAATGGTCTACCGATCAAAAAGCACTGTCCTCAGATTGGTACAGTGCTCAACAATAATGACATTAAATTTAATAATAACCATGATAACATTGACCTTGTCAAGGTAATCATGAAAAAATTAACCCATTTCACTTTTGATCTCCTGTTGGGAAATGATTCTCTACAAGAAATGTCACCCGGTATGAAAGGTGTTGTACTATTACAGGTTCTTTTAATGGCCTCCAATAACCAGTCAACTATTATATTAGACCAACCGGAAGACGATTTAGATAATAATACAATAGTGAAGATGCTTGTTCCATTACTAAAAGAAATTTCAAATACTCGACAAGTCATACTGGTAACTCATAACGCAAATCTAGTAGTTCTAACAGATGCAGAAGAATAA
- a CDS encoding TrlF family AAA-like ATPase: MINSGSLWHKWDIHMHTPGTERNNEFGGTLQDSDILENFKTKIIENKIDAIGVTDYYSIDNYEYLVELQKNGKFPKNVYLLPNIEIRLETSVRGKSNELVNLHILFDPDKLSPEDIRTNFISQLSYEYNQHIFKFNESGLESLRSATESDSIKDVKERFSISKKTLRDLLKSNINFEGAYLIAVPNEDISGTLQNNSGKGDFVYDDIANITDIVFSHNLKDYNFWSNNTEIKPVLSGSDAHGFLPKEDTDRYTIGETYSWIKSDLSFNGLKQIKYDPINRTKLSNSSKNNPNDSRSPYIKAIEFEPTTNNFQVSPSKLEINPNLNVIIGPRSSGKSTLATLFAKKASLKFTDENINDSLKKYEFITKNIQTNLITSLANQLDVQVEYYPQNYISNLSEDNTNLQDTISRIISRSEKAKIILDNYQDIINEHNNEIDNITKSLSDNKLYIIAAKKEISALRTQEALNEILNNLSEKKQEIISNSSLTETEISNKNENEIKLAENKTTLSELNDKKYKLSKTFSEIDNFHKQMDPLIETLKVHFSSLRTAENKSAISKNWSEFKSSLSDIKDVEINFLDTEIAKNTVQIETIQSEINEINTKDTAVRKNIEEIDKNLLIVNDDITKLASAKDNLQKYEDAYKKSIEKIINLISKIDSARTTFQDSINKLNILNFGQVEDQSTRLILKDTVDWQDEISNHINRRYSLPEDLDLTMINQSNGSFKWSTDQKALSTQIGTVLNNNDIKFNNNHDNIDLVKVIMKKLTHFTFDLLLGNDSLQEMSPGMKGVVLLQVLLMASNNQSTIILDQPEDDLDNNTIVKMLVPLLKEISNTRQVILVTHNANLVVLTDAEEIIIAERDSSAFSINYSSGSLETSDIRDQITDLLEGGKEAFYKREQRYYMK, from the coding sequence ATGATTAACTCAGGGTCATTATGGCATAAGTGGGATATCCATATGCATACACCAGGGACAGAAAGAAATAATGAGTTTGGTGGAACGTTACAGGATTCAGATATTCTCGAAAACTTTAAAACAAAAATTATTGAAAATAAAATAGATGCAATTGGAGTTACTGATTATTACAGTATAGATAACTATGAATATTTAGTCGAGCTACAAAAAAACGGTAAATTCCCAAAAAATGTCTATTTACTTCCCAATATTGAGATTCGTTTAGAAACTTCAGTACGCGGTAAAAGCAACGAATTAGTTAACCTACATATACTCTTCGATCCTGACAAACTCTCTCCTGAAGATATCAGGACTAATTTTATTAGTCAATTAAGTTACGAGTATAACCAACATATCTTTAAATTCAACGAATCTGGGTTAGAAAGTTTAAGGTCAGCAACGGAATCCGATAGCATAAAAGATGTGAAGGAACGATTCTCAATATCAAAGAAAACACTTCGTGATTTATTAAAATCGAATATAAATTTCGAAGGAGCTTATTTAATTGCCGTACCAAATGAAGACATCTCTGGAACACTACAAAACAATAGTGGAAAAGGGGATTTTGTCTATGATGATATAGCTAATATAACCGACATAGTATTCTCACATAACCTAAAGGATTACAATTTTTGGAGTAACAATACTGAAATAAAACCCGTTCTAAGTGGTTCAGATGCTCATGGTTTTCTTCCAAAAGAAGACACGGATCGTTACACCATAGGTGAGACATATAGTTGGATAAAATCAGACCTGTCCTTTAACGGACTAAAACAAATAAAATATGATCCAATAAACAGGACTAAATTATCAAACTCTTCAAAAAATAATCCAAACGATTCTCGGTCTCCGTATATAAAGGCTATTGAATTCGAACCAACAACTAATAATTTTCAGGTGTCTCCAAGCAAATTAGAGATTAACCCCAATCTTAACGTTATTATCGGCCCACGTTCTTCTGGGAAATCAACATTAGCAACTTTATTCGCAAAAAAAGCATCACTTAAATTTACTGATGAAAATATTAATGACAGTCTGAAAAAATACGAATTCATAACGAAGAATATACAAACCAATTTAATTACATCACTAGCAAATCAGCTGGATGTCCAAGTAGAATATTATCCGCAAAATTATATTAGCAATCTATCAGAAGATAATACAAACCTTCAAGATACAATTTCTCGAATAATTTCTCGCAGCGAGAAGGCAAAAATTATTCTTGATAATTATCAAGATATTATTAATGAACACAATAATGAAATAGACAATATTACAAAGAGTTTATCAGATAATAAACTCTACATTATAGCAGCTAAAAAAGAAATTTCCGCACTTAGAACTCAAGAAGCTTTAAATGAAATACTGAATAATTTATCTGAAAAAAAACAAGAAATTATTTCGAACTCATCTTTAACTGAAACGGAAATTTCTAATAAAAATGAGAATGAAATAAAGCTAGCTGAAAATAAAACTACATTATCAGAGTTAAATGACAAAAAATATAAATTAAGTAAGACTTTTTCAGAAATAGATAATTTCCATAAACAAATGGATCCTCTAATTGAAACTTTAAAAGTTCATTTTTCATCGTTGAGAACAGCAGAAAATAAAAGTGCCATTTCAAAAAACTGGAGTGAATTTAAATCCAGTTTATCAGATATTAAAGATGTTGAAATAAACTTCCTTGACACTGAAATAGCAAAAAATACCGTTCAAATTGAAACTATTCAATCTGAAATAAACGAAATAAACACCAAGGATACTGCCGTTCGCAAAAATATTGAAGAAATCGATAAAAACTTACTTATCGTAAATGATGACATAACCAAGCTCGCGTCGGCCAAAGACAATTTACAAAAATATGAAGATGCGTATAAAAAATCTATCGAAAAAATCATCAACTTAATATCTAAAATTGATTCTGCTAGAACTACTTTTCAAGATTCAATAAACAAACTGAATATATTGAACTTTGGTCAGGTAGAGGATCAATCAACTAGGTTGATTTTAAAAGATACTGTCGATTGGCAAGATGAGATTTCTAATCATATAAATAGACGATATAGTTTGCCAGAAGATCTAGATCTCACCATGATAAATCAAAGTAATGGTTCGTTTAAATGGTCTACCGATCAAAAAGCACTGTCCACTCAGATTGGTACAGTGCTCAACAATAATGACATTAAATTTAATAATAACCATGATAACATTGACCTTGTCAAGGTAATCATGAAAAAATTAACCCATTTCACTTTTGATCTCCTGTTGGGAAATGATTCTCTACAAGAAATGTCACCCGGTATGAAAGGTGTTGTACTATTACAGGTTCTTTTAATGGCCTCCAATAACCAGTCAACTATTATATTAGACCAACCGGAAGACGATTTAGATAATAATACAATAGTGAAGATGCTTGTTCCATTACTAAAAGAAATTTCAAATACTCGACAAGTCATACTGGTAACTCATAACGCAAATCTAGTAGTTCTAACAGATGCAGAA
- a CDS encoding 3-hydroxyacyl-CoA dehydrogenase translates to MSIKNVTVAGGGILGGQIAFQSQFMGFNVTVYDVNDSALKHSEQLMTSYPDIYKNFYEDGEKADEVIEKIRFSSNLADAVQDADLVIEAIPENVNIKKDFYKQLSRVAPKKAIFASNSSTFVPSQFVDSVDRPEKFLALHFANQIWVNNIAEIMGHAGTDEKYIDELVKFARDIRMVPFKLNKEQHGYILNSLLVPFLDAGQKLWANEISDPHTIDKAWMLATKAPMGPFAILDVVGLQTPYNLALSRSETDEEQANIARLIKEMIDKGHTGLAAGKGFYEYPNPEYQQESFLK, encoded by the coding sequence ATGTCTATAAAAAATGTAACTGTTGCAGGTGGTGGTATTTTAGGTGGGCAAATTGCCTTTCAAAGTCAGTTCATGGGATTCAATGTTACGGTTTATGATGTCAATGATTCTGCTCTAAAACACTCTGAGCAATTAATGACATCATATCCTGATATTTATAAAAATTTCTATGAAGATGGTGAAAAAGCGGATGAAGTTATTGAAAAAATTCGCTTTAGTTCTAATCTAGCTGATGCTGTTCAGGATGCAGACCTAGTAATTGAGGCCATTCCAGAAAATGTCAACATTAAGAAGGATTTCTATAAGCAACTTTCGAGAGTTGCCCCCAAAAAAGCAATATTTGCTTCAAATTCTTCTACGTTCGTCCCATCTCAATTTGTTGACAGTGTTGATCGTCCAGAAAAATTTTTAGCCCTACATTTTGCTAACCAAATATGGGTCAACAATATTGCTGAAATTATGGGACATGCGGGAACTGATGAGAAGTATATTGACGAACTTGTGAAATTTGCGAGAGATATCCGAATGGTCCCTTTTAAATTAAACAAGGAACAACATGGTTATATTCTAAATTCACTCTTAGTTCCATTTTTAGATGCGGGACAAAAACTGTGGGCAAATGAAATTTCCGATCCTCATACAATTGATAAAGCTTGGATGTTAGCAACGAAGGCTCCAATGGGACCGTTTGCAATATTAGATGTTGTTGGTCTACAGACACCCTATAATTTAGCTTTATCAAGGTCAGAAACAGATGAAGAACAAGCCAATATTGCTCGTTTGATAAAAGAAATGATCGATAAGGGACATACGGGATTAGCAGCAGGAAAGGGATTCTATGAATATCCTAACCCTGAATACCAACAAGAGTCATTCTTAAAATAA
- a CDS encoding oleate hydratase, translated as MRYSNGNYEAFARPRKPKNVDQKSAYIIGGGLAGLATAVFLVRDGQMSGEKIHIYEELPTPGGSLDGEKRANIGFVTRGGREMENHFETMWDMYRSIPSLEIEDASYLDEFYWLDKDDPNSSNTRLIYNRGQRVPTDGLYTLDEKSKELIDLVLTPESKLGKTTIEEFFSNEFFESNFWMYWATMFAFEKWHSAVEMRRYTMRFIHHIDGLPDFSALKFNRYNQYESMVLPIIRYLESYNVEFIYDTQVNNVVVDFENDEKIAKKLVIQDGDDVSLSRDDLVFVTNGSITESSTYGSHDKPAPISKELGGSWSLWKNLAEQSNDFGHPEVFYDNLPDKSWFVSATATIKSPEIEPYIERLTNRDLHDHKINSGGIITITDSNWLMSFAVHRQPHFKEQKENETIVWIYGLYSDTKGNFVDKTIVESSGEEITQELLYHLGVPESKIKQLSNQNNINTVPVFMPFITSYFMPRVAGDRPDIVPKGSVNLAFIGNFAESPSNDTVFTTEYSIRTAMESVYTLLEVERAVPEVYGSIYDIRELLKAIYYMGDKKTIDEANLGIPKLAKVVLKKKIKGTFIEELLTESKLL; from the coding sequence ATGCGATATTCTAACGGAAATTATGAAGCTTTTGCACGTCCAAGGAAGCCCAAAAATGTGGATCAAAAATCAGCGTATATTATTGGAGGAGGGCTGGCCGGATTGGCTACCGCTGTTTTCTTGGTGCGCGATGGACAAATGTCCGGGGAAAAAATTCATATATATGAGGAATTGCCTACTCCGGGTGGATCGTTAGATGGAGAAAAGCGTGCCAATATCGGCTTTGTGACACGTGGTGGTCGAGAAATGGAAAATCATTTTGAAACTATGTGGGACATGTATCGATCAATTCCTTCTTTAGAAATTGAAGACGCCTCTTACTTAGATGAATTTTATTGGCTAGATAAAGATGATCCAAATTCATCTAATACTCGCCTAATTTATAATCGCGGACAGCGCGTACCAACTGATGGCCTCTACACTTTGGATGAAAAATCTAAAGAATTAATAGATTTAGTTTTAACTCCTGAGTCAAAATTGGGTAAGACGACTATTGAGGAATTCTTCTCAAATGAGTTCTTTGAAAGTAACTTTTGGATGTACTGGGCAACTATGTTTGCTTTTGAAAAGTGGCACTCTGCAGTTGAGATGCGTCGATACACGATGCGATTTATTCATCATATTGATGGATTACCTGATTTTAGTGCCCTAAAGTTCAATAGGTACAATCAGTATGAGTCTATGGTTCTACCAATTATAAGGTATTTAGAGTCATACAATGTCGAATTCATCTATGATACACAAGTTAATAATGTTGTGGTAGATTTCGAAAATGACGAAAAAATTGCAAAAAAACTCGTGATCCAGGATGGTGATGATGTTAGCCTATCACGTGATGATCTTGTATTCGTTACAAATGGTTCTATTACAGAAAGTTCAACATACGGAAGCCATGATAAACCCGCTCCTATATCAAAAGAGTTGGGTGGTAGTTGGTCACTATGGAAGAATCTGGCAGAACAATCTAATGATTTCGGTCATCCAGAAGTATTCTACGATAACCTACCTGACAAAAGTTGGTTCGTATCAGCGACAGCCACTATAAAATCACCAGAAATTGAACCTTACATTGAACGTCTCACCAATCGTGATTTGCATGATCACAAAATTAATAGTGGTGGGATCATTACCATAACCGATTCGAACTGGTTGATGAGTTTCGCGGTTCACAGGCAGCCACATTTCAAAGAACAAAAAGAAAATGAAACAATTGTATGGATATATGGATTATATTCAGATACCAAAGGAAATTTTGTTGATAAGACTATTGTAGAAAGTTCTGGTGAAGAAATCACTCAAGAACTCCTTTATCACCTTGGTGTCCCTGAGTCCAAGATCAAACAATTGTCTAACCAAAACAATATAAATACCGTTCCAGTATTTATGCCATTTATTACGTCATACTTTATGCCCCGCGTTGCGGGTGATAGGCCAGATATTGTTCCTAAGGGATCTGTTAATTTAGCCTTTATTGGTAATTTCGCAGAGTCACCTAGTAATGACACCGTGTTCACTACCGAATATTCAATTAGGACAGCCATGGAATCTGTATATACTTTGCTTGAAGTTGAACGAGCTGTTCCTGAAGTTTATGGATCCATTTATGATATTCGAGAACTACTTAAAGCCATCTACTATATGGGAGATAAAAAAACCATTGATGAGGCTAATTTAGGAATCCCTAAATTAGCTAAAGTAGTTCTAAAAAAGAAGATAAAGGGAACGTTTATCGAAGAGCTACTTACCGAGAGTAAATTACTATAA